The Pseudomonas sp. B21-023 genomic interval TGCTCGGTGGTGTTGGGCACGGTCGAGGAGGGCACCGAGATGTTCTTGCGCACGATGCGGTAGGCCGCCGCGGTGGCCGAGCCGCGCCCGTCGAGGAAGTCGAACTTGCTGCCCACTTCAACCTGCCTGCCGGTGCTCAGGTCGAAGTCGCCGACCTGGCTGAGCGAGGCGCCGGTGAGCGAGCCCCCTGGCGGCTCGGCCGAGGTGCTGTACTGGGTGTAAAGGCTGACATTGGAGGTCAGGTCGTAGACCAGCCCCAGGCGCCCGGTGAAGGCATCCCAGCGCCGATTCAGCTTGGCCCGGGTCACGTGGTCGACCACGTCGAAGTCGATATGGTCGTAGCGCAGCGCGGTGACCAGCGACAGCTGGTCGGTCAGGCGGGTACGGTTTTCGACGAAGCCCGCAGTGGTGTCGGTGGTGGTGCTGCGCCCCTTGGCGCGTGGAGCGTCCATGCCAGGGATGTCGAGGAAGTGGTCGGGCTGGAAACCGTTGGGATCGATGCTGTCGAACGCGCCCTTGGACAACGGGTAGGCGGTCTGCTGGTTGCGGTTGTAGTCCATACCGAACGCCCAGTCGCTGGCCAGGCCGAACAGCTGGCCCTGGTGGGTCAGCTCGACGCGGTTGCCGTTGACCTCCTGGTCGTGGCGCTGGCGGTAGCCGCCGGAGCGGGCGATGGCGGTGTTGCCGGGGTTGTAGCGGTACACCTCGAGGTTGCGGTAATCGCGCTGGCCGTTGTAGTGGTAGAAGGTGTTGCGCAACTGGTTGCTGTCGTCGATGCGGTAGTCGGTGATCGAGCGCAGCCAGCGGGTGCGCTGCTCGTAGCGGCCGTCCTCGACGTTGTAGTTGTCGAAACGGTGATGCTTGTCGATGTGCAGGGTGCCGCTGGCCGGTTGCAGCACCGGCGCGCCCCAGTAGGGGCTGTCTTCCTTCTCTTCGAGGTACTCGATGGCCAGGGTGTGCGACAGCTGGTCGTTGATGTCGCTGAGCAGCGAGAAGGCCAGGTTGCCTGCCCCGTTCTCCTGGCGGTCGATGTAACCGTTGGTGCTGGTGCGGCTGTAGTCGAGCCGCGCGTAGTGGCGTGGGCCGTCACCGCTGTTGAGCGCCTTGTTGAAGCCGACCGAGGTTTCCATCGTGTCGTAGCGCCCGTAGCTGACGCGGCCCTCGAAGGTGTCCTCGTCGCGGTTGGCCAGTTTGGTGATCATGTTCAGGCTGCCGCCCACGGCGCCGCTGCCGTTGAGGAACGACGACGGCCCGCCGAGCAGTTCGACACGGTCGTAGATCCATGCCCCGACCGGGCGCCCGGCGGCGCCGTACTGCAGGTTGATGCCGTTGAACAACTGGCTGACCTGGGCACCGTTGAAACCACGGTACGACACGTAGCCGCCCCAGCCGGGCGGTGCCGAGGCGTTGACCCCGGGCAGGGCGTTGGCGGCGTCCTGGAAGTTGCGCGCGCCGATGCGTTCCATGGTCTTGCGGTCGGCGACGCTGACCGAGGCCGGGTTTTCGCGGGCGCTGAGGTTGAGCCGCGAGCCGCTTTCGATAGGCCGGTCGAGGTCCAGGGTGGTGGCTTCTTTGGGGGCGGCGGTGGCCGTGACGTTGCTGGCGGGCAGGGTCAGGGTGTCATCCTGCGCCCAGGCGCAGGTTGCGCTGCCAACGAGCAGCGCCAAAGTGGTCATGCGGAACATGCAAGGCTTCCTGGCTGAAATCGGTGGGCGCACGCCCGCTGCCGATCAGGCGGCACTCGGGCGTGGCGATGTCAGAACGCGAGAAGCGAGGCGGGGGAGGCGCGGGGATTGACCAGGGGCCAGCGCTGCTTGGGCAGGGTCGGCGCGGGTTGTCTGGGTAAGGGTTTGCTCGACTCCCCGGCGAGCAGGGCCAGCAGGCCGAAGAACACCGCCAGCAGGGTGGCGCTGAACAGGCTGGCGATCACGCAGTCGCCGCCGGCGGGCAGCACCGGGTCGGTGACGTCCTGGTCGCCCTTGAACACGCCGCTGCTGTCGGCCGCGCACCAGGCGGCGTCATCCAGGCCGGCCAGGCGCAAGCCTGCCATCTGTCCATGGCCCATGGCGCACAGCAACGAGCCGAACAGGATGCTGAAATACAGCACCCAGGCGACTTGCGATCGTGTGTGGCGGGCCAGCTTCATCGGCAAAGCTCGAAGGGAATGGGAATGGTTTAGGCGTGCGGATTCTACAACTTTTGACACATCTGACTAGAGTGTTCCGGCGATAAAAAACATTCGAAACGATTCGCTCGCCTCGCTTGACGCCCATTGGCCCCAGGTGTTCAGATGCCGACCGATTTCAGGTGCCCCATGCCGTCGCGCACGGGGTGAAACGGGAAACCGGTACGCGCTTCGCGCCAGTCCGGTGCTGCCCCCGCAACGGTATGCAAGTGATGCCTTCGACAGACCACTGTGGCCAATGCGTCATGGGAAGGTGAAGACATCTAGGCTTTGCACGGAAAGTGCCTGCGCAACGATCATGCTGCGTTGAAAACAGGCTGGTGCGCCAGCCCGGTCGGAATGCTCATTGACAACCAGTCAAGTCGGGCGCGACCCCGGCCGTTCCTCGCCTGTTTTCGCCTTGCCTGATCGCCGCTCGGCGACTTTCCGTACAAACCCTTGTCTTGCGAGCCCGGAGACCGGCCTGGAATGTTGTAGGCAAACTCCTGCGGTGGGCGGGCATGGGCCGGTATTGGCGTGTGCGCGATCCGTGCTCCTGCGTGCTTCTGCGAAAGTCACTTTCGAGAAGAGCATGATTGCTGTGATTCACTCCCGACGTCGTTTCCCCAAGGCCCGGACTTTGTTCCTGGCCTGCCTGGCCAGCCCCCTGGCACTGGCCGAAAACACCCCCCTGATCCTCGACCAGCAGATCGTCGCCGCGCCGTCGGTGGAGTCGACCACGGTCGCCGCCATGGCCCAGTACGGCAGCAAGGTCGAGATCGTCAGCCGCGAGCAGATCGAGCGCGCCGGCCCCGGCGCCGACATCACCCGGGTGATGCAGATGTTCATCCCCGGCTTCTACGTCGCGCCGAAGAACGGCCCGTTCGACTACGGCACCTACTCGCTGCTCGGCGGGCGCAACGACGACACCCTGATCCTGCTCGACGGTGTACGCCTGAACAACCGCCTGTACGGCGGCCTGTACCTGGACACCCTGCCGGCCAACGCGGTGGAGCGTATCGAGGTGCTCAAGGGCGGCCAGAGCCTGTTGTTCGGCACCCAGGCCGTGGCGGGGGTGATCAATATCGTCACCCGCAGCCCGCAACGCCGTCAGGCTTCAGGTGAGGTCAACCTGGGCCTGGACAGCTTCGCCGGCAGCAGCAAGGACGCCCGCGTCGAGCGGATCTTCAGCAATGGCTTCGGCGACCTGGGCCTGCTGGCCTATGTCAGCCACAACGTCTCCGACGGTTACCAGCCGTTTCGCAACCGCGACTACAGCGGCAACGTCAGCGACAAGAAACGCGGCTACGAGGTGACCACCTTCGGCGGCAAGGCGATCCAGGCCTTTGGCGACGATGCGCGGCTGGAGCTGTTCTACCAGTACACCGACGCCAACCTCGATTTCGCCCGACCGGTGAACAGTTACAAGACCACCAATGACCGCGTGCAGCAGATCGCCACGGCCACCTTCGAACAGCGCATCAGCGAGCGCCTGAGCTACTTCGTCAAGGGCCACGTCAACGACTGGGACACCCGCTACACCCGCATCAACAACCGCGCCGACGGCTCCCGCGATGTGGTCAACCACAACGACTACTGGGGCTTCACCGATTGGGGCGTGCAGGCGGAGGGCAAGGCCGAACTCGACGGTGGCCACGTGCTGGTGTTCGGTTCCGACAACCAGTGGTTCAAGGGCCAGGACGACGTGCTGGTGATCGATGACAACGAGGCCCAGGCCAATGCGTTGTACGCCCAACTGCGGCCCAGGATCGAGACCTTGCCCAACTGGCACCCGAGCCTCGGCCTGCGCCACGAGGCCATGAGCGGCGGCGACAGCGCCACCGTCGGCATGCTCACCTCGCTGTACGACCTGAACGACAACTGGCAACTGCGCGGCCAGTATGGCAGCGCCTACAAGCTGCCCAATGCCGAGCAGTTGTTCGTCAACGAGCCTGGTGACGAGATCGGCAACCGTGACCTCAAGCCCGAGAAGAGCCGCAATGCCGAGCTTGGCCTGGACTACCACGGCCTGCTGCTGGAGCGTGAATTCAGCGCCAGCGTCACCGTGTTCCGCCGCAAGATCACCGACTTGATCACCCTGGACGGCAGCCAGTGGGTCAACGGCCAGGGGCAGGTACAGATGCGTGGCTTCGAGGCCGATGCGCGTATCCAGCTCGACGACCAATGGAGCCTGCAGGCCGACATGACCCGCAACCTCACCGAGACGCGCACCGGGGCAACGATCAACGACGTGCCGAGTTTCTTCGCCCGTTCGCGGCTCGGTTACGAATCGGCGGATCGCAGGTGGGGGGCCGGGGGCGCCATTCGCTACATCCGCGACGTGGTCAGCTCCAAAGGCGTCGACTACGGCCATTACTCGGTGGTCGACGCCGATGCTTATCGCTACCTGGACGGCGCCCGCCAGCACCGGCTGAGCCTGCTGGTGGAGAACCTGTTCGACCGCGACTATGTCACCAGTCGGGCGAGTAACGTTGACAATCTCGGGCGGCCGTTCACCAGCGAACTGCGCTACACCTACACCTTCTGAGGGGCGTGAGCATGGACTACCAGCGCGTGTTGTTCGTCGGCCCCGGCCTGGGTGGCGGCTCGGCGGCGGAAGCTTTTGGCGCCGAGATTCGTGACCTGCGTGGCCACGAGGCGGGCCGGGATATCGTCGACACCCTGGAGGGGTTCGACGGGCTCTGGGCGGTGGTCCGCGAGGCCCTCGACCAGGGCGTGGAACGCCTGCTGGTGGTGGACCTGGAACCCACCTCGGACAGCGCCTACCTTGACTGGCTGCGCGATGAGCTGGGGCGCCTGGCGCAAGGTCGGGCCGGCGTCTGGGTCACGGCCCAGGCCCTGGGGCGGCGCGGCCTGGATGCGCGAGTGGCCTGTGCCAGCATCGGCGAACCTGTGCGCCACCTGGCGTGCGACCAGGTCAACGCGGTGGCCAGCGACCCGGACTGGTCACGGGTGCCCGAGCATGCCCGCCAGGTGTTCCTCTGCACCGGCCCCCGCTGCGTGCGGCGCGGCGCCTTGCCGCTATGGAAACGCCTGCGCCGGCTGCTGCTGGAGCGTGCCCTGATCGAGACTCCGGGCGGCGTGCTGCTGACCCGCACCGGTTGCCAGTTTCCCTGCAACCTGGGGCCAGTGTTGACGGTGCATCCGGACGGCTGCTGGTATCGGGTGCGTGATGATCGGGAGGTGGAGGAATTGGTGGAAACGCATCTGCAGGGAGGAAGGATCGCCGAAGGACTGTTGATCAAGGGAAGGGCGTGCGATGCGTAAAGCCTGGCTACTGTCCCTCGCCTTGTGCTGTGGCGCACCAGCCCTGGCCGACAGCTATCGCAACTGCGGGCAGGACTGGCAACGGCCCGCTGCGGCGCCTGCGCGTATCGTCGCCCTCAACCAGCACGCGGCCGACCTGCTGCTCGCCCTCGGCGCGGGTCCGTCGATGGTCGGGGTGGCCTACCTGGACGACAACGGCGCCGCCTACAAGCAGGGCCGCTACCAAGGTGTGCCAGTGATTGCCCGGGAGTATCCGGCCAGCGAAGTGTTGTACGCGCAAAGGCCGGATCTGGTGGTCGGCGGATTCGCCACGGCATTTGGCGATGGGATCACCTCGCGCAGCAGATTGGCCGGCAACGGGATTGCCACCTACCTGCTCGAGTCGGCCTGTAACGGCCACTCGCTGGACTACTACGGCCATGTCCGGCGTGACCTGACGGTGTTCGGCGAGCTGTTGGGCAGACAGGCGAGGGCGCAGGCGTTGATCGAGGCGATGGAGAACGACCTGGCGCAGGCCAGGGCGATCGCACCCAGCGGCAAGCCACTGTCGGTGTTCTACCTCGACAGCGAGGTGCGGGGGCTGGACAGCGAAGGCGGGCGCGGGTTCGTCACGCCGTTGCTGGCCGCCGCCGGGGCGCGCAATGTGCTTGCCGGAATCGACCAGTACCGCGTGACGATCAACCGCGAGGCGCTGCTGAGCAGCGACCCCGACGTGATCCTGCTGGCCGACGCCCTGTGGTCGCCGGCCAGCCGCAAGCGTCAGTTGCTGACCCGCGACCCGGTGCTTTCGAGCCTGCGGGCGGTGCGCGAGAACCGCATGATCGATATCCCGTTCACCCAGCTGATGCCTACGCCGGCTAGCGGGCGGGTGGCCCTGGAACTGGCACGGCGGCTCAAGGAAATGGCTGTTCCATAGCAGGTCAGCCCTGATCACGGGGGCAAGTCGCATCGGCGCACCGCCGCTCCCACGCCAAACGGTGTGATTGGAAAGGGCTGTGCTACTCGCCGAGGACCAGCTGCCGCGCCAGCTGGTTGTGACGCTCCAGTACCCGCGGCAAGTCAACGGTGGCGATGCGCCCGTCCTGAACCACCACATGTCCGTTGATCACACTGGTGTCGACGTGGGTCGGGGTGCAGAACACCAGCGCCGCCAGCGGGTCGTGGAGGGCGCCGGCATAGGCCACATGGCCAAGGTCGAAGGCGACGAAGTCGGCGACCATGCCCGGTGCCAGGGCACCGATATCGTCACGGTTGAGCACCTTGGCACCACCCAGGGTGGCGATTTCCAGCGCTTCGCGGGCGGTCATCGCATCCGGGCCGAAGCCGACCCGTTGCAGCAGCAAGGCCTGGCGTACCTCGCCGATCATGCTGGCGCCGTCGTTGGATGCCGAACCATCTACCCCCAGCCCCACCGGCACGCCGTGGTCGCGCATCTTGCGGATCGGCGCTATCCCTGAGGCCAGGCGCATGTTCGAGCACGGGCAGTGGGCGACCCCGGTGCCGGTGCGGGCGAACAGCTCGATGCCGTGCTGGTCGAGCTGCACGCAGTGGGCGTGCCAGACATCGTGGCCGACCCAACCCAGGTCCTCGGCGTACTCGGCCGGGGTCATGCCGAACTTCTCGCGGCTGTAGGCGATGTCGTTGACGTTCTCGGCCAGGTGGGTATGCAGCGACACGCCGTACTCCCGGGCCAGGACCGCTGCTTCGCGCATCAGGTCGCGGCTGACAGAGAACGGCGAGCAGGGCGCCACCACCACGCGCCGCATCGAGCCATGGCTGGTGTCGTGGTAGTCCTCGATCAGACGCTGGGATTCCTTGAGGATGTCGCTTTCCTTTTCCACCACCGAGTCCGGCGGCAGGCCGCCCTGGCTGCGGCCGACGCTCATGCTGCCGCGAGCGGCGTGGAAGCGCATGCCGATTTCCTCGGCGGCGTGGATGCTGTCGTCGAGTTTGCAGCCGTTGGGGTAGATGTACAGGTGGTCGCTGGAGGTGGTGCAGCCCGAGAGGATCAGTTCGGCCATGGCCGTCTGGGTCGAGACCGCGATCATCTCCGGGGTCAGTCGCGCCCAGATCGGATAGAGGTTGGTCAGCCAGTTGAACAGCTCGCCGTCCTGGGCCGCCGGCACCACGCGGGTAAGGCTCTGGTACATGTGGTGGTGGGTGTTGACCAGGCCCGGGATGACCACCTTGCCGGTCATGTCGAGGATCACGTCGGCGTTTTGCGGCAGCGTTTCGCTGGGGCCGACCTGGCGGATCACGTTGTCTTCGATGTACAGGCCACCGCGTTTGATTTCACGGCGTTCGCCGTCCATGGTCACCAGCAGTTCGGCGTTCTTGACCAGTAGGGTCTTGGGCATGTGTGTCCCCTCCCGTTTGGGATGTGTTTTCTGATTGTAGAGAGGCGCCTGGTGCATGGGCCGGGCGCACCAGGGCCGTCAGGCGACGCGGCGTGGCCGGGCGTCGATGACAGGGGCGAACGGTTCACCGCGCACGTGCGAAGGCTGCGCCATGGCGGGCGCATCGGGCAGGTGGGCAGACGGTGACAAGGCGAATGCGGCAAGCGGCATTCGGGAAGGATGCCCGGTGAAGGCGGGCGGTAGTGGATGTCGCATGGCTTGAGCCTGTCGCAATACGCAACGGCGATGACCGTTGTCGTAGGCGCGAGGCAGTGTAAACAGAATTCGCTTGTTTTGTATACGATGGATTGTTTCATCTAACCGCGCCCTGCAATCGCTCCGGAAAAGTGCATGCAGTCTTGCATGGCATCATGCCACTATCTGGCTGTCTCGCGGCCAGCGGATATCTCGGGCCGGCACGTTCGCATGGGCTGATTACACTGTGGAAATCGCCACACGGGAGTAACTGGGATGGGCTGCGCGTTGATGAGGCAGATGGCTGGACGGGTGTCCGCTCGAAGTAGACGGCCATGAACAACCGTGGCCGGAGCATTTCCCTGCAGTGGCTGGTGGCATTGGCCATCATGCTTGGCATGCTGGCACTGGGCGCGGCCCTGGCCTGGCAAGGCTACCTGGGCGTGCGCCAGGCCCTGGTGGCCGCCGCCGGCGATGCCGCCCAGCAGGTCGGCCGAACTATCGACGAGCGCGCCCGGCGCCTGGTCGACCCGGTGCAGAGCAGCATTCGCCTGCTGGCCGTCAGCCCGGCGTCGGGTACGTTGGCCGAGCGCCTCGAGCAATTGCCGCAACTGGTCGAGAGCCTGCGTGCCAACCGCATGCTCAGCGCCGCCTACGTCGGTTACCCCAATGGTGAATTCCTGCTGGTCCGCCGCTTGCGCGACCCGCAGCTGTTGCAGCGTTTCGCGGCACCGGCGGACACGGCGTTCCTGGTGCAGACCGTCACCCAGGGCGCCGATGGCGCGATGCAGGGCGAGTGGCGCTTCTATGACTCGCTACTGACCCTGTTGCAGCGCCAGAGCAAGCCCGACTACCAATACGATCCACGCCAACGGCCCTGGTTCATCGAAGCCAGCGCGCAGCCCGAGACCGTACTCACTCGTCCCTACGTATTCTTTACCACCCGCGAGATCGGCCTGACCATGGCCCAGCGCAGCGCCGAGGGCACGGCGGTGATCGGCATGGATGTCTCGGTCAATGACCTGGCCAGCGAGAGCCGCGACCTGCGCATCACCGCCGGCACCGAGATCGCCGTGGTCGACGATCAGGGCAACGTAGTGGCCTACCCGGAACTGCAACGGGTTGTCGTGCGCGAGGGTGAGAGCGTGCGCCTGTCGCGCATCGGCGAGCTGGGCATCGGCAGCCTTGCGCATATCTACGCCGACATGCCCCAGGGCGCGAGCCCGCAGCCGTACCAGGTCGAGGGGCAGACCTGGTACGGCATGCGCCTGCCGCTTACCTCCATAGCCGGGCAGGACCTGCAGGTGCTGATCGCCGTGCCGGCCCACGAACTGCTGGCCGGGGCGCGCAAGGTGCTGTTCGAGCAATTGCTCTGGGCCGTAGCCGTGGCAGCTGTGTTGTTGTTGCTTGGCGGGCTGCTGGGCCGACGCATCGGCCGTCCGTTGCGCCGGCTGACCGAGCAGGTGCAGGGCCTGGCCAGTTTCGATTTCAGCCGAGAGGTGGGCGTTGTCTCGCGGGTCTGCGAAGTGCGTGAGCTGAGCCGGGTGCTGAGCCGTATGTCCGGCACCATCCGCAACTTTCAAGCGATCACCCTTACGTTGAGCCGCGAGACTCAACTCGAAAGCATGCTCGACGGCGTGCTCAATCACCTGGTGGCGGCAGCGGGCGTCAGTGCCGGTGCGGTGTATCTGTACGACGACAACAGCCGGTTGCGCCTGGCCGCCGCCAGTCGCGGCCATGACTACCCCGAGGAACTGACGCTACCTGAAGGCGAGCGGCAGGACCTGGCCAGCGCGGTGACCCAAGCCCTCGCATGGCAAGGGCGCAGCCTGGCGGTGGTGCTCAATGACCGCGGCCAGGCGCTGCTCGGCATCCTGGTGCTGCAACTCGCCGATGCGAACGCGGCCGTGGGCCAACCGTTCCAGCGCTTTGTCGAGGAACTGTCCGGTGCAGCCGCCGTGGCCATCGAGACCCGTCAGCTGGTCGAGGCCCAGCAACGCCTGCTGGACGCCATGATCAAGTTGCTGGCCGACGCCATCGACGCCAAGAGCCCCTATACCGGCGGCCATTGCGAACGGGTGCCGCAACTGGCGCAGATGCTCCTGGACCAGGCCGTGCAGGCTGACAGCGGCCCCTATGCCGACTTCAGCATGAGCGAGGCCGAGCGCTACGAATTCCGCGTGGCCGCCTGGCTGCACGACTGCGGCAAGATCACCAGCCCCGAATACGTGGTGGACAAGGCGACCAAGCTCGAGACCTTGTACAACCGCATCCACGAGGTGCGCATGCGCTTCGAGGTGCTCTGGCGCGATGCCGAGGTCGCCTACTGGCAAGGTGTGGTCAACGGCGATGATGAAGCGGCGCTGCGGCGCACGCTGGAGGCATGCCGGGCAACCTTGCAGGAGGACTTCGCCTTCGTCGCCAACGCCAACATCGGTGGCGAGTTCATGCAGGAGGCCGACATCGAGCGCCTGCACACTATCGGCCAGCGCCGCTGGCGGCGGCACTTCGACAACCGCCTGGGCATCTCCCGCGACGAGGCAGCGCGGTTCACCGACACCTCGGCGGCAACCTTGCCAGTGGACGAGCCCCTGCTTGCCGACCGCGATGAGCACCGGGTGCCCTGGGGCGCTCGTACGCCGCCGGTGGCCAAGGACGACCCGCGCAACCACTGGGGTTTCGACATGCGCCTGCCGGCCCATGCCAGCAACCACGGCGAGCTGTACAACCTGTCGATCCGCCGCGGCACGCTCAACGACGAAGAGCGCTTCAAGATCAACGAGCACATCGTGCAGACCATCATCATGCTCAGCGCGCTGCCGTTCCCGCGCCAGCTCAGGCGCGTGCCGTCAATCGCCGGCAACCATCACGAGAAGCTGGACGGCAGCGGCTACCCGCGCAGGCTTGGCCAGGAGGCGCTGAGCATCCCCGAGCGGGTGATGGCGATCGCCGACATCTTTGAGGCACTGACCGCGGCGGACCGGCCCTACAAGGCGCCGAAGACCCTGTCCGAGTCGGTGAAGATCCTGGTGTTCATGGCGCGGGACAAGCATGTCGACGGGCAGTTGCTGCGCTTGTTCCTGAGTAGCGGGGTGTACCGGCAATATGCCGAGCGCTTCCTGCGCCCCGAGCAGATCGACGAACTGGACGTGGCGTACTGGCTGGAGCAGTTGCAGGGTTTCACGCCTGAGCAATCCACCTACACTCCTTGAGACCTGTTCGGCGGGATCTCTGGAGACATCCGATGGAAGCATTCTGGCAAGCCTTTTTGGCGACGTTGCACACCGAATTCGCCGATGTTGCCGACGAGCGCGAGGTCTCGCGGATCCTCATCCGCCTGGTGATGGCGGCCTTGCTGGGGGCGGTGCTGGGCTTCGAGCGCGAGAGCAAGGGCAAGTCGGCCGGCGTGCGCACGCACATGCTGGTGTCCATGGGCGCGGCCTTGTTCGTCCTGGCGCCGAGCATGGCCGGGGCGGACGAGCAGGCGTTGAGCCGGGTGATCCAGGGCATCGTCGCCGGTATCGGCTTTCTCGGCGCGGGCACGATTCTCAAGGGCAACGGCCGTGACACCAGTCACGTCAAGGGCCTGACCACCGCCGCCGGGCTATGGATGACCGCCGCCATCGGCACGGCTGCAGGGATGGGGCGCGAGGCCACGGCACTGATCAGCACGGTGCTGGCGCTGTTGGTGCTGGCAAGCATGCCGTTGCTGGTGGACAAGGTCGAAGGCGAGCATGAGGACAAGCGCGAGGAGGAGGAGGGCAGGAAGCACTGAGGGGAGCCGAAGCTCCCCTCATAAGCGTTGTTGCCTGCTCTTTTCTTATTATTGGAGACTGGCCTGTTGTTGTTTTTGTCGGCTGTCGTCTCTGCACTGCGGGGCCCCCAACCGGGGCCAAGAGCAAACGTATTTTTTTGAGCGCTGACCTGCGTTCATCCAACGTGATCCAACCTTGACTGCCGCTACCTCGGAGGTAGTTTTATTGTTCTTGCCAGGTTGCGGGGCCGGAACCCCTGGAATGCACGTCGACTCCAAAAAAATCTGCTTGCTACGCCTCTGCCGTGTTGTTCTTGTTATGTCAGAGCCGTTTACTGTTGTTTTTATTGGGTATCGCGTTTTTTGTTCTTGTTATGCCAAAAGATATAGCAGGTGGCGTGCCAACTTTTACAAACTCTTTAAAATCAATGGCTTGGTGATTTTGCAGAGTGGATTGGCACGTGAAAATTTGTCGAATTGTTTCCCTGTTACCCGATTTTCTTCTGCACAGCGTGTAGGCGGTAACACTCCACCCACACCTGTGTGACAACCGTGTGACTCAGCGAATGCCGCGGGCCTTCGCCACCCGCGATCCGGTGACGCGCCCGAGCACTTCGCTGATACGCAGGCCCGCGGCGATGAGTCGGTCCAGGTCGATGCCCGTGTCGATGCCCAGCCCTTGCAGCAGGTACACCACATCCTCGCTGGCGACGTTACCGGTGGCGCCCTTGGCGTAGGGGCAGCCGCCCAGGCCGGCCACCGAGCTGTCGAACACGCTGATGCCCTCGAGCAGGCTGGCATAGACGTTGGCCAGCGCCTGGCCATAGGTGTCGTGGAAGTGCCCGGCCAGTTGCGCGCGGGGCACCTGAGCCGAGACCACCTCGAACAGGCGGCGGGTGTCACCGGCGGTGCCGGTGCCGATGGTGTCGCCCAGCGATACTTCATAGCAGCCCATGTCATGCAGGGCCTTGGCCACTGGTGCCACCTGCTCGGCGCTGATGCGTCCCTCGTAGGGACAGCCGAGCACGCAGGAGACATAACCGCGCACCCGCACACCCTGGCTGCGGGCGGCCTCCATGATCGGCTCGAAACGCTTGAGGCTGTCACTGATCGAGCAATTGATGTTGCGCTGGGAGAACGCTTCGGACGCCGCCGCGAACACCGCCACTTCCTTCACCCCGGCGGCCAGGGCATCCTCGAAACCGCGCAGGTTGGGTGCCAGCGCCGCATAGGTGACCCCCTCGCGCTGACGGATACCGGCGAACACTTCGCCGGAGCCGGCCATCTGCGGGACCCATTTGGGCGAGACGAAGCTGCCCACTTCTATGTAGGCGAGCCCGGCGTCGGTGAGGTCGTCCACCAGGCGCACCTTGTCGGCGACGCTGATGGGCTGGGCTTCGTTCTGCAGGCCGTCGCGCGGGCCGACTTCGACCAGGCGGACATTCTTGGGCAATGACATGGCGGGCTTCCTGTGGCGGATCAACGGTGGGTGTGCGGCGGGTTCAGGGTGGCGGCCAGGGCCTGCTCGCAACGCTCCTGGGCGGTGTCCAGCTCCAGGTGCATCTGCTGGATGTCGAGCATCTGCTGTTCGAGCTGGGCGCGGCGTTCGGCGATCTTCGCCAGCATGCTGGTGAGCTGTTTCTGGTTGCCGCCG includes:
- a CDS encoding 8-oxoguanine deaminase: MPKTLLVKNAELLVTMDGERREIKRGGLYIEDNVIRQVGPSETLPQNADVILDMTGKVVIPGLVNTHHHMYQSLTRVVPAAQDGELFNWLTNLYPIWARLTPEMIAVSTQTAMAELILSGCTTSSDHLYIYPNGCKLDDSIHAAEEIGMRFHAARGSMSVGRSQGGLPPDSVVEKESDILKESQRLIEDYHDTSHGSMRRVVVAPCSPFSVSRDLMREAAVLAREYGVSLHTHLAENVNDIAYSREKFGMTPAEYAEDLGWVGHDVWHAHCVQLDQHGIELFARTGTGVAHCPCSNMRLASGIAPIRKMRDHGVPVGLGVDGSASNDGASMIGEVRQALLLQRVGFGPDAMTAREALEIATLGGAKVLNRDDIGALAPGMVADFVAFDLGHVAYAGALHDPLAALVFCTPTHVDTSVINGHVVVQDGRIATVDLPRVLERHNQLARQLVLGE
- a CDS encoding HD domain-containing phosphohydrolase; its protein translation is MNNRGRSISLQWLVALAIMLGMLALGAALAWQGYLGVRQALVAAAGDAAQQVGRTIDERARRLVDPVQSSIRLLAVSPASGTLAERLEQLPQLVESLRANRMLSAAYVGYPNGEFLLVRRLRDPQLLQRFAAPADTAFLVQTVTQGADGAMQGEWRFYDSLLTLLQRQSKPDYQYDPRQRPWFIEASAQPETVLTRPYVFFTTREIGLTMAQRSAEGTAVIGMDVSVNDLASESRDLRITAGTEIAVVDDQGNVVAYPELQRVVVREGESVRLSRIGELGIGSLAHIYADMPQGASPQPYQVEGQTWYGMRLPLTSIAGQDLQVLIAVPAHELLAGARKVLFEQLLWAVAVAAVLLLLGGLLGRRIGRPLRRLTEQVQGLASFDFSREVGVVSRVCEVRELSRVLSRMSGTIRNFQAITLTLSRETQLESMLDGVLNHLVAAAGVSAGAVYLYDDNSRLRLAAASRGHDYPEELTLPEGERQDLASAVTQALAWQGRSLAVVLNDRGQALLGILVLQLADANAAVGQPFQRFVEELSGAAAVAIETRQLVEAQQRLLDAMIKLLADAIDAKSPYTGGHCERVPQLAQMLLDQAVQADSGPYADFSMSEAERYEFRVAAWLHDCGKITSPEYVVDKATKLETLYNRIHEVRMRFEVLWRDAEVAYWQGVVNGDDEAALRRTLEACRATLQEDFAFVANANIGGEFMQEADIERLHTIGQRRWRRHFDNRLGISRDEAARFTDTSAATLPVDEPLLADRDEHRVPWGARTPPVAKDDPRNHWGFDMRLPAHASNHGELYNLSIRRGTLNDEERFKINEHIVQTIIMLSALPFPRQLRRVPSIAGNHHEKLDGSGYPRRLGQEALSIPERVMAIADIFEALTAADRPYKAPKTLSESVKILVFMARDKHVDGQLLRLFLSSGVYRQYAERFLRPEQIDELDVAYWLEQLQGFTPEQSTYTP
- a CDS encoding MgtC/SapB family protein — protein: MEAFWQAFLATLHTEFADVADEREVSRILIRLVMAALLGAVLGFERESKGKSAGVRTHMLVSMGAALFVLAPSMAGADEQALSRVIQGIVAGIGFLGAGTILKGNGRDTSHVKGLTTAAGLWMTAAIGTAAGMGREATALISTVLALLVLASMPLLVDKVEGEHEDKREEEEGRKH
- a CDS encoding hydroxymethylglutaryl-CoA lyase translates to MSLPKNVRLVEVGPRDGLQNEAQPISVADKVRLVDDLTDAGLAYIEVGSFVSPKWVPQMAGSGEVFAGIRQREGVTYAALAPNLRGFEDALAAGVKEVAVFAAASEAFSQRNINCSISDSLKRFEPIMEAARSQGVRVRGYVSCVLGCPYEGRISAEQVAPVAKALHDMGCYEVSLGDTIGTGTAGDTRRLFEVVSAQVPRAQLAGHFHDTYGQALANVYASLLEGISVFDSSVAGLGGCPYAKGATGNVASEDVVYLLQGLGIDTGIDLDRLIAAGLRISEVLGRVTGSRVAKARGIR